From the Palaemon carinicauda isolate YSFRI2023 chromosome 42, ASM3689809v2, whole genome shotgun sequence genome, one window contains:
- the LOC137633159 gene encoding circumsporozoite protein-like has protein sequence MEECSAADNQRAMANEGNAAGNQREIAADGNVADNQRAMADEGNADKHQREITAEGSADKHQRAMAAEGNAANNQRAMAMLPTTRRQWQPRAMPPKTTGQWEPRAMAMELRSMGAKGNATDNRRAMAAEGNATDNQRTMAAEGNAADNQRAMAAKGNATDNQRIIAAKGNAAGKQCNATDNQSNQRAMAAEGNAADNQRAMAAEGNAANNQRAMAAEGNAANNRRAMAAEGNAANYQRAMGAEGNVADNQRAIEDKGNATDNQRPMAEEGNADKLQREMAAKGNATDSQRAMLPTTGQCHQQTKGNSRQRQRHQ, from the coding sequence ATGGAAGAATGCAGTGCCGCAGACAACCAGAGGGCAATGGCAAACGAAGGCAATGCTGCCGGCAACCAGAGGGAAATAGCAGCAGACGGCAATGTCGCAGACAACCAGAGGGCAATGGCAGATGAGGGCAATGCAGACAAACACCAGAGGGAAATAACAGCCGAGGGCAGTGCGGACAAACACCAGAGGGCAATGGCAGCCGAGGGCAATGCCGCCAACAACCAGAGGGCAATGGCAATGCTGCCGACAACCAGAAGGCAATGGCAGCCGAGGGCAATGCCACCGAAAACCACAGGGCAATGGGAGCCAAGGGCAATGGCTATGGAGTTAAGGTCAATGGGAGCCAAGGGCAATGCCACAGACAACCGGAGGGCAATGGCAGCCGAGGGCAATGCCACCGACAACCAGAGGACAATGGCAGCTGAGGGCAATGCCGCCGACAACCAGAGGGCAATGGCAGCTAAGGGCAATGCTACCGACAACCAAAGGATAATTGCAGCCAAGGGCAATGCCGCCGGAAAACAGTGCAATGCTACCGACAACCAGAGTAACCAGAGGGCAATGGCAGCGGAAGGTAATGCCGCAGATAACCAGAGGGCAATGGCAGCGGAGGGTAATGCCGCCAACAACCAGAGGGCAATGGCAGCCGAGGGTAATGCAGCCAACAACCGGAGGGCAATGGCAGCCGAGGGTAATGCCGCCAACTACCAGAGGGCAATGGGAGCGGAGGGCAATGTCGCCGACAACCAGAGGGCAATAGAAGATAAAGGCAATGCCACTGACAACCAAAGGCCAATGGCAGAAGAGGGCAATGCAGACAAACTCCAGAGGGAAATGGCAGCCAAGGGCAATGCCACCGACAGCCAAAGGGCAATGCTGCCAACGACAGGGCAATGCCACCAACAAACCAAGGGCAATAGCAGACAAAGGCAACGCCACCAATAA